In the genome of Hevea brasiliensis isolate MT/VB/25A 57/8 chromosome 14, ASM3005281v1, whole genome shotgun sequence, the window GTCATCATGAATTTAATGGagttattaaattttgattgttCATATGATTATCAGGAATAATAATTTCACTTTTTGTTTCATTGATAATTTGACATCATTAAGTTTATGAAATAATTTGACAATTTTTACCTGCGTAAAGTGTGGATGAATCTCAATTTTATAAAAACTGCAAAGTAATGTAAAATTAGGCAAAGATAAAACATCAGTTTGTTGCAGATCAAATCATGATTTGTATGCAGAAAAGAAAACTCTTGTCTGGCTCTCAAGGGTAGCTAAGGGACATCTGCCTTCAGCCTTTCAGCTACTGGTGGCTAATTTCCCTTTTGATTTTCTTAGTGGGTGTACTAAGCCTTAAACTAAGCGAGCCTGTCACCCAGAATTTTGACAGGATTGGAAGCAccagaaaaaaaaagggaaaaaaaggtTAATTGATGTTGTTGAGCACTAAGGAGTACCTACAAGCATATTACAAGAAACCTTTTTCCCTACCAACTTCCATGGATTgctacaagaaaaagaaaaggtagGCCTTACACATCTGCTGGAAGGCATAATTATATTAGTTTCTCCTTCtcattcaaaaattttctagACTATACAGTAAGCTTAGATGTGGCAGTTCACACCTAATTGGTTAGTTAGAGATTATAAAAATAAGATGTATAATTGATCTACTCAATACATGCAATCAACCTATATCATAATTGGGTATCTCACTTTTAGGGAAGCAGTAGCAGATTTCCCAATAATACTTTGATGAGACTAGGTGTTTTGCTGGTGATATGTACCTACAAAAATGGAATTGGGGTATCAAATGAGAAATTTCTTTAGACCTTGAAATGCAAAAATGCAAAGTAAATATTTCCATTTAGATGAAGGAAGCCATGATATAATAGCCCATTTGAATTGCAGATTAATATGACAGTGTGAATTTACAAAAGGTTGTGCACAAATTCGAGTAAAATTGAACTCCTTctcatatttttaattaatttattgcgaaattcccactgtaaaatgaGGATAAGTAATTTTTCAGTTTGTTATAGCAGCAAATTTAAGGTACACTATAGATaacataagagaaaaaaaaaaattttactatgatgaaaagagcaagatacaatcacacttgcaagatacaatcactcagaactctcaCTCAATGTGTCTTTCAAACAAATACAGAATATTACAATTCTTATACTGATTTATACTCGGCTCGAATTAATTGATATCAGAACTTTTAGGTGTAAAATCTATATTTCTAAGTTAGAACAAGATTTGAAGAAAGCTATGCCTTATGCAAGCAGGTGGTTAAAATCAAAGCATGATTCTATTGTCCAAGACTGATTCATGAAGATTTTTCACTGCTGCTTCAGAATTGCTATATGAAAAGCTGTTTTAAAATGATTCCAGCAGTAACCACAAGTTGCCATCATTGCTGTTCATGTACACTAATTATCAATGCCATTTACAAGTGACAATCTTGTCAATGCCATTTACAAGTGACAATCTTGCATTTAGTGCTTCATAGAAAACAAAAGGACGCAAACTTTGCTCTGTTGCACCTGCCAACTTGATTTATTTTTTGTAAATGATTCAGTGTGAATGTGACCACAAAGTGCTTTAATTAAAAACCGCCCGATCAACTGTGTTTGCTTGATCCGACGGTTGTCAACTCCTTAAATGctgttgatatatatatatatatatatatatatatatatatatatatatatataaaggagaGAGTTTAATTTTAGTTTCTTAAAATAGAGATGAggctataatttataaatagagTTGAAATAAGTTTAAAGACGAggagaaaaatattaattttattattattattattatataaaataaatataaaataaagatactttctctctctttttcttctttattttcttgGAAACTCTTTCTCAATGCTTCTCTTTTTCATTCACTCTTTTCTCTTtgcaatttttaaataaaaaaaaactcaatttttttatttttagactaaaatgaacttaaattgaataaaaattatattttagtacATCTATTAAGAATTTTATAGTTCTTAAGTTTACAATTTCAAACATTATAAAACTTTGTTATCATATCATATATATTTCTAAACATCAATCGTTAGAGTGAATTACTATAAATTCTCTAAGTTTTGCCATTattcataataaatttaaatatattttaaattttttaaaattatattaccatatataaatagttattctctaaaaattatttgtaaaatttaaatatttatttgtaaaaatatttcttatatttaaagtctaaaaattttaataatgatatttcAAAAATCACTATATGGCTTGTgcgtttttttttctttatttatccttttattgatataaataaaataattcaaaaaataataaaaaataaataatttatttatttatttattttaaaatttaaaatcagaTGAAATGtatttttatgttttttattaaatataaaattatataattactattaaaaatttattttttaatatttgaaataaaatgataaattgattaaaaatttcattattaataaaattataaacaaaATCACTAGTTACTCATTGCTTAATAGGCTGCAACTGCAAGGGAGAAAAAGTGTTTCCTTCCCAACTCTCTAATGGGTGGGTACATATGCATCCCTTGAAATGGGTATGATCCTTCTCAAACATGACTATACAACTATCCAAAATTCTCACCAAATAGAACCCATTTTCTCAATTTGCTGTTAGATTATATATACACTACTGTTTAGAAGttaaaattttatgataatttaatttcattaattttttatttaaaaatttaatagatgaaaaaatttaattcttttttatttataaaaaaattcatttaaaaaaaatattaacaataatataattatattaaaattgaattgaattcttttattacaatatatttttttaagaaaaaggcAATACAAACAAtatttaagaaattgaataataaACTTGAATAATTAGAAAAAATACAAAGAGAATCTTTTTTTAAATATTGTGTTTTTCCaattataaaaactaattaattagtttcattaaCATAGAGGAATTAGTAGCAGTGTTTTTTAAAATACTAAAACCAACTAAttacttttattaaaataaaaagcctaaataataatttaattgatattataATTCTTCAATTATcagaaaatttaatagagagaTCAGAgagtttaataaaaataaaatataaagacaaaataatatatttttaaaatatataaactaaataattaatttatcaaaatataataatttttcttatataaAATTTAGAAGCATGACCAAGGAGGCCTATTTCATTCCTTGAATGATTATTTAATTAAGGAGATAACAAACAAGGGTCTTACACCATATTAAGATAAAAATTTGATTATTTAGCTGGCTCaagaataataataaaagaagaaTATATATAGTTATTTTCATATCTTTATCCATTGGCAGTATGCTTGACCCATTTGACATGTGAAAGGCATTATCTTTTTTTCTAGATTAACAGCATTTTGGGACACTAGGAATCAATAGACCCAAAAACCTAACATGTGATCCAGAAACTAATATTCCCTTTCATGGGATATTTTCATGTTTCCTTGACCTTCTTAAGAAAGAAGAGGTGAGCCTGCAACTCAAAACCTGCCAAATTTACCTTAATACCTAAATATAGagtattaaactaaaattttgcaGAGCATTGCAATATAGGACTCAACAGAATTGATCAGATTTGCAATGTCTCCAAGGAAGGATTGCCTTACCTGATCTGTCAAAGTCCAGAGGCCTTCCAAATTCATTTACCTTTGGGTTCAAGAGACTGTTAGCTGGCATCAAAGAAATCATAGGAAGCACCATTTTTATTTAACTATAACACCTTCATTTGCTTCAACATCCATTGTTTTAATCTACAATCTTAAACTTAAGATTTTCCAGAAGTTATAAATTCACACATTAAAGGGCATAAATTCGATCAACTTCTGAATTGGAGAAGTCAGAGTGTTGCCATGAGGTGGATCCACTCCTTCGTGCATATTTCTCCTTTTTCCTCATTGAGCGAACCCTCTTCGACTTCACCACATAATAAGTCATTGTGCCAAGAACCCCAGCCATAATCACTCCCCCTACAACTGTCACCAAAATAGCAGCCCACTCATGTTTCCGGCCAACCACTATGTACGATGAGGCTATAAATGCAACTGAAGTGCACACAGATGCCAACCACATTAATTTGTTAATCACCACCACTACACGTCTTTCTGCTTTTGTCTCGCCTCTAACCAGTGTAATTTGAACCACCACAACAGCCAATGAGGTAAAAAGAGCAATAGCATTaaagatgaagaaaattttgaaagaaGTATGGCTCACCACCACTGCCATCCCACTATCTTCATCCCCACCTGGTACAGTAAATATGGCTGCAAAGGCCACTGTTGCAAATAGCACAGCCACCACTGTCACTGAGTTGGTAGCATTGTTGATCCCTTCACGATGTAACTTCCTGAGCTCTTTAGAAATATTGTGAACATTCTTGTTGGTCTTTCTGGTTTGTTCAAGCTGGGTGTGAACATCTTTCTTAATTTGAGTAACAGTTTTCCTCAACTCATCCCTTGGTTGGTTGAGTTCATTAGCTCTAACAGCACCATATTTATATAGGCACTCTTTTATTTCTGATGATTCTTCTGAGAGGGTAAGGTCTTCTGCAATATCTAGAGCTGTTTTATGGTCTCTTGTCAGTGCATTCACGTTTGTGTCAGGAAGTAATAATAACTCATTCACAATCTGCGAGGAAAATAGAAAATTTCAAAACTAAGATATTACTGAACTTCTAAAAGCAGTATTAAGATTCATTGAAATTTTAAAACAGGAAGATGCATGATACCTTGACAATTTCCGGAACAAAACATAAAATGAGTATAACAGGAACACTTCTAGTtctaaaagaaggaaaatgactAATGTCATACCTCCACCCGTTTCTTCCTAGTTGCCACATGTAATGCTGTGTTACCATTTTTGTCCGGAAGCATCACAATAGCAGCATCTGCCTCAAGAAGCAATTTAACTACCTCACAGCTCTGCCCCTTAACAGCCATATGCAAAGCAGTCTGCCCCTTCTTGTCGGTCCTTCGTGCCAACTGTGGATCCTTGCTGAGCAATGCTTTTACAACATCTACATGCCCCTGTCTGGCAGCCAAATGCAATGCATTTTTCCCATTGGATCTAGAAATTTCCAATAAGCTACCATCCTTTGACAACAATTCAATGACTACCGCAGTATGCCCCCTTGTAGCTGCAGATACAAGAGGCGTTGCATTTGATGGGCCATATGTTTGGCTCAGGGTTGGGTCATGATCTAGTAGAACTTGGACAATGGCTGCAATAAAAGAATCTTCATAAATTGCTTTCCTAATTTGTATCCAGAATGTTGAAATTTAGAAGGATAGAAAAAACAGGAGAAAAGAAGTAAGAGAAGGATTTACATGGTTCGGCTACAGGGAGCCTACATCCATGTACGCAAAACCTCAAAAGCGCTACATTTTATTTACTTGTGTTGTCTGTCTTAAATAATACATAGAACTCCATATTTATAACGGAAGATACATAATATAGTACCATAGATTACTCCTAAATCCCTTAAATTATGGAGACAACTCATTTGCCATATTAAAGAGTAATCTCATCAATTCTAACACAAAACTGCAGATAATAGGAACATAAATTCTACAACTGGCAGCATAACGTAACTTCTACAGCTGGTAgcattcataaaaaataaaatattcattaGGTTAAGCATCCAAATTTTACTACAATTACAATGGAACAAATTCTGCGACCAAATTGGTCCTAGTTGCTCTTTGGGATGGAGTGGAACTGTGGAAGATGGAAACACATTCTCAAAATGGAATATTGCAATCCCTATCATTTTAAAAGAAACCAGGAAAATATTAAATACCAAAACTAGAAACTCATTAGTGCAAGTACAGCCTTGCAGTCGGAAAGCCACTTTTCTGTGTTGAGTTCATTATGTTGCCAAATGATACTTCTGTTTTCCACTTAGACTTAAAACTGAACCAAAGCCATTATTTTCAATAACCATAATTCATTACCCCTGGTAGCATCACTAATGACTATAGGAGGCAACTTCCCTTACGCAATTACTTGAGCATGTTCAATTTGTACTTTCTCAAAATGATAGAAGACTAGAAAGATCTCCCAGTTTCCCCCTTTTATTGTGGTCCACAAAGCTACCTTTTCTTAGTTGTTAGATTAAGTGTATTTCACAAATCTACAAAACTACTTACCATTTACTATGGCAAACTTGTTGCTTCTAGGTCCTCATAAATAAAGACGATTTTTAATATTGATTGTATCATGATGACTTAGGAATCATACATCTAATCTAATGTTCTTCTGCTAATTAAGCATTATGTCATGGAAGACAAAGCCTCTACACAGCAGCAAGAAATAAAGAGGAAAAAGGTACAAAAATACTTGGCAGTATGAATTTCACAGTCCACCAACTATTATTCACACAGTTGCGAAATACATTGATTCAAAGAAGTTCAGAGTTCCGAATTGTACATGGAAGATAAAAAACAAATGATTCTTCTCATTTATTCACCAAAGCATCCAAGCAATCAAACAGAAAGCCCATGATCCATACCAAAATAACTTTTAGCACAATTTACAGTATAAACACAGATGCTTTGGTTCAGATGTTCCTCCAAAACTGATTTGCTATCTTATTTGAAAATTTCACAACCAAATCGAGATCAATcacttaaaaaaaataacaaaaaaaaaaaaaccttaagaaCGTTACCATGGTGCCCTTGCACAGCAGCAATATGCAACGGATCATAGCCTGACCTATTCTTCCTTGTAATGCACTCTCTACTCGAATACTTTAACAACTCCTTTACCACCTCAAGATGCCCTTTATCTGCAGCAGTAAACAGAGCTGTCTCTCCCAATTCATTCACCTCATTCACCACTGATGCCCTTATTTCTGCAACCTCTGCATCAAAGTCCTCCCCACTAAAAGTACCCATCAGTTGTGAATCAATATCATTCAGAATCTGCTTTACAGCTGCCAAATCACCATGTTGAGCCGCCAAGTGCAGCTCAGTGTCGTTATGGCGCCCAGTTACTTGTTTTACATACTTCTTTTTTCCTGCCTGATCAATCCGTTTTCCAGAGTTGGATAGAACTAGGGCTGGAGCTGATGATGTTGAGGACGGTGATGGTGTTGGAGAGGATTCTGCAAGAGGGTTTTGGTTTTGTTGCGGATGCATTAGTCCCTTTTCCAAGTCCCTCTCTCCCCCTACACAATCCATCAAGCAAAAAAAGTTAATTCAATTACAGAAATGATACAAGTAAAGAATGATTTTTCTCCCTTCTCGGTCACTCATGTTTGAAGATCCTTCTAATTTTTTTCTGAGAATAAATGGGTAGAATTGATAGATACTCTAGATTCATAgtaattattgaaaaaaaaaaaaaaaaactttttgccACCCAAATTATCGAGTACCATTTTCCTTCAAACCAAACAGAGATTTATATCCGaggaaacagaaaagtgaaatgatCAGACAGAGATTAATACAAGTAAATTTCGCaacccatccatttgttggaagcGAAAATCCCCAGAAAAGAGCAGAAGTGAAGTTTCTTAGTTACAATCGCAGCCAGAATCTAAGTAAAAATTAGTTACAGATACTCTCGTAGATTCACTAAGAAGAAAATCGCTTCAACAAATCTACCCCCAAAACAAAAACCCAATACAGAAAAAGAAACAAACTATCAAGAGCAACCAAGTAAATCAATCTCGAACAAGAA includes:
- the LOC110670515 gene encoding ankyrin repeat-containing protein ITN1, with amino-acid sequence MASPVGEGGERDLEKGLMHPQQNQNPLAESSPTPSPSSTSSAPALVLSNSGKRIDQAGKKKYVKQVTGRHNDTELHLAAQHGDLAAVKQILNDIDSQLMGTFSGEDFDAEVAEIRASVVNEVNELGETALFTAADKGHLEVVKELLKYSSRECITRKNRSGYDPLHIAAVQGHHAIVQVLLDHDPTLSQTYGPSNATPLVSAATRGHTAVVIELLSKDGSLLEISRSNGKNALHLAARQGHVDVVKALLSKDPQLARRTDKKGQTALHMAVKGQSCEVVKLLLEADAAIVMLPDKNGNTALHVATRKKRVEIVNELLLLPDTNVNALTRDHKTALDIAEDLTLSEESSEIKECLYKYGAVRANELNQPRDELRKTVTQIKKDVHTQLEQTRKTNKNVHNISKELRKLHREGINNATNSVTVVAVLFATVAFAAIFTVPGGDEDSGMAVVVSHTSFKIFFIFNAIALFTSLAVVVVQITLVRGETKAERRVVVVINKLMWLASVCTSVAFIASSYIVVGRKHEWAAILVTVVGGVIMAGVLGTMTYYVVKSKRVRSMRKKEKYARRSGSTSWQHSDFSNSEVDRIYAL